From Sulfurovum zhangzhouensis, the proteins below share one genomic window:
- a CDS encoding secondary thiamine-phosphate synthase enzyme YjbQ: MAIKQKMITLAPRSRGFHLITQEIEQALNTFSTIENGLLHLFIKHTSASLTINENADPTVRDDMENFFNDIANEKHYYIHTYEGTDDMPAHIKSSLLGNSLTIPLTNGKMNLGTWQGIYLGEHREYGGSRKVVMTIYS; the protein is encoded by the coding sequence ATGGCCATAAAACAAAAAATGATCACATTAGCACCAAGATCTCGTGGTTTCCATCTCATTACTCAAGAGATCGAACAAGCACTCAATACATTCTCAACAATAGAGAATGGACTACTTCACCTGTTTATTAAACATACAAGTGCTTCTCTCACCATCAATGAAAATGCCGACCCTACGGTACGTGATGATATGGAGAATTTTTTTAATGACATTGCCAATGAAAAACACTACTATATCCATACCTATGAAGGTACGGATGATATGCCTGCACATATCAAATCTTCACTTCTGGGAAATTCACTTACGATACCACTTACAAACGGCAAAATGAACCTGGGAACCTGGCAAGGAATATATCTGGGTGAACATCGAGAATATGGGGGAAGCCGTAAAGTCGTAATGACCATATACAGCTGA
- a CDS encoding glycosyltransferase family 2 protein has translation MSNSYRMTIIVPIYNEIDNLDRVEKTFLEYLAQSPTKSQVLFVDDGSRDGSFEKISKICEHPDFHFIKFRQNRGLSTAIKAGIDHANTELIGYIDADLQTTPFDFDKLLGEINTCDAVIGYRAKRKDTLSKKIQSRIANAIRRKLIDDGVIDTGCPLKVLRTDKVKKIPFFDGMHRFIPALLKLEGGEIKQMEVQHFERIAGQSKFNIFNRSIKPLQDAFAYRWMRSRYIRYEIEQTDI, from the coding sequence ATGAGTAACAGTTACAGAATGACAATTATTGTCCCTATTTATAATGAAATAGATAACCTTGATCGTGTCGAGAAGACTTTTTTAGAGTACTTGGCTCAAAGTCCTACAAAAAGTCAGGTACTGTTCGTAGATGATGGTTCTAGAGACGGTAGTTTTGAAAAAATCAGTAAGATTTGTGAGCATCCTGATTTCCATTTTATAAAGTTTAGACAAAACAGGGGATTGAGCACCGCGATCAAAGCGGGTATCGATCATGCAAATACAGAGTTGATCGGTTATATCGATGCCGACCTTCAAACGACTCCTTTTGATTTTGACAAACTTTTAGGTGAGATAAATACATGTGACGCGGTCATTGGTTACAGGGCAAAAAGAAAAGATACTCTCAGCAAGAAGATACAATCGCGTATTGCCAATGCAATTCGTCGAAAACTGATCGATGACGGTGTGATTGACACCGGATGTCCCTTAAAAGTTTTACGTACCGATAAGGTCAAAAAAATTCCTTTTTTTGATGGTATGCACCGGTTTATACCGGCATTGTTAAAGCTTGAAGGCGGAGAGATCAAACAGATGGAAGTACAGCACTTTGAACGTATTGCAGGTCAGTCAAAATTCAATATCTTTAATAGATCTATTAAACCGCTTCAAGATGCGTTTGCATATCGATGGATGCGCAGCAGATATATCCGTTATGAAATAGAACAAACGGATATCTAA
- a CDS encoding S1C family serine protease, translating to MNSTPTQNKLLRTIRTLLFILIGFAVLLLLFPQFKAFWLPINTEPRAVTARGTLSDTERTNIEIFRQASPSVVYITTLTDTVNLWTRDITRIPRGTGSGFIWDRYGHIITNYHVLERASEIRIHLSDQRTFRAVLVGASPDHDIAVLRIPLVSNMPAPLPIGTSSDLQVGQMMYAIGNPFGLDQTLTTGVVSALNRSLYNDNGSKINGLIQTDAAINPGNSGGPLLDSAGRLVGINTAIYSPSGVYAGIGFAVPVDTVNRVVPKLIAKGHYKRPQLGILIDEELNKAITDKLGIKGVAIIDIKEGSPAQRAGLHSMKKLKNEGMDVGDIILSIDDQRVNNTRSLLDTLEKYYSGDHVKLTYLRDHEKRSITITLD from the coding sequence ATGAATAGTACACCGACACAAAATAAACTTTTGAGAACAATACGCACCTTATTATTCATACTTATAGGATTTGCCGTTCTGCTCTTATTATTTCCGCAATTTAAAGCATTCTGGCTCCCTATAAATACGGAACCGCGTGCCGTTACAGCCAGAGGTACTCTCTCGGATACGGAAAGAACAAATATCGAAATCTTCCGTCAGGCCAGTCCGTCAGTTGTTTATATTACGACGCTGACAGATACTGTCAATCTATGGACACGTGATATTACGCGTATTCCGCGTGGTACAGGATCAGGGTTTATTTGGGATCGATACGGACATATCATCACCAACTACCATGTACTTGAAAGAGCTTCGGAGATCCGTATACATCTTAGTGATCAGCGCACATTTCGTGCCGTTCTGGTCGGTGCAAGCCCAGATCACGATATTGCAGTATTACGTATTCCTTTGGTATCTAATATGCCTGCACCGCTTCCTATAGGAACCAGCAGTGATCTGCAGGTCGGCCAGATGATGTATGCTATCGGAAACCCTTTTGGACTTGATCAGACACTGACCACAGGTGTCGTATCTGCACTAAATCGAAGCTTATACAATGATAACGGATCAAAGATCAATGGACTGATACAAACTGATGCAGCGATCAATCCGGGTAACTCAGGAGGTCCACTTCTGGACAGTGCCGGACGGCTTGTAGGGATCAACACGGCTATCTACAGCCCTTCCGGGGTCTATGCCGGTATCGGTTTTGCGGTACCTGTCGACACGGTCAACCGTGTCGTACCAAAACTGATAGCAAAGGGTCATTATAAAAGACCACAACTTGGCATTTTGATAGATGAGGAGTTAAACAAAGCAATCACTGATAAATTGGGGATCAAAGGAGTAGCGATCATTGATATAAAGGAAGGTTCCCCCGCACAACGTGCAGGACTGCATAGTATGAAAAAGCTTAAAAATGAGGGAATGGACGTCGGTGATATCATCCTAAGTATCGATGACCAAAGAGTAAATAATACACGTTCACTGCTTGATACATTAGAAAAATATTACAGCGGAGATCATGTCAAACTTACATACTTAAGAGACCATGAAAAGAGAAGTATAACAATCACTCTGGACTAG
- a CDS encoding HvfX family Cu-binding RiPP maturation protein, translated as MMDFMGELRVLFSYPKNIILLAIRLVLAYGFTQPAILKMNNIQETVKWFTDLSIPFPMMIAYLVTGLESVGIILLIIGLFTRFISIFLSMVMLGAIFFVHLPNGFSVANNGVEIPLYYFIFFLLLITYGAGKFSLDCLFFEKGDDDE; from the coding sequence ATGATGGATTTTATGGGAGAACTTCGTGTCTTATTCAGCTATCCGAAAAATATCATTTTACTGGCGATACGTTTGGTACTTGCCTATGGTTTTACGCAACCTGCAATTCTAAAAATGAATAATATCCAAGAGACTGTGAAATGGTTCACTGATCTTTCTATACCATTCCCTATGATGATTGCTTATCTGGTAACAGGACTTGAGTCGGTAGGCATTATCTTACTTATTATAGGACTGTTTACACGTTTTATCTCTATCTTTTTATCAATGGTAATGTTGGGAGCGATCTTTTTTGTTCATCTTCCAAACGGTTTTTCTGTTGCGAATAATGGCGTAGAGATACCACTTTACTACTTTATTTTCTTTTTATTATTGATCACTTATGGGGCAGGAAAATTTAGTCTTGATTGCCTCTTTTTTGAAAAGGGGGATGATGATGAATAA
- the ccsA gene encoding cytochrome c biogenesis protein: protein MLKHLLSMKMAVLVLFIFGVTAGVATFIENDYGTQTAKALIYKAKWFEVFLIYFVMILVYNILKFKSYKNKFPVFLFHFSFLIIALGALITRYIGYEGTMHIREGHQSNVMVSDMKLLQVAAREGDKGTTLEKELYLSSMTKNDLHESLKAGDKKVDIELLRYLPTYNEKIVEDPNGKKILELKISAGSKGEIYYLAKGELKEFDEFDIAYETAATEGKPTLVIREGENGLTVEFPYIINTLSMNDRSTGELAPGINDFKQRMLYRFGNNAVVLKDIHPKARLVVDSTDLKNKPGKPEFLEFKVSVGDQSKIITATPHKDETGKIHQIELNGVKIDLRVGAKIINVPFTIKLDDFKLERYPGSMTPSSYSSDVTLIDKEKGINQPYQIYMNHVLDHRGYRLFQSSYDPDEKGTILSINHDPGTLPTYIGYILLTIGMFWSLFIKNGRFMQLLKKTKKLQQSAAVLLVAGMMASSPTLKAATPVIDEATHAKVAAIDKAHAKAFGRLIVQDMQGRMKPMDTMAHEVVAKVSGKSSIFGLDPTQVLLGMAIDPGLYQELPIIKIGHPKIAVKLGLPEDAKFAKFSDFFDQTNDKYKLYEDINLASQKKPLEKSQYDKKLIEIDERVNVSYMVFTGSLLQIFPKPKDENNKWFAPLEALKQFAPKDAQMVQLLVGNYFQQVDAGMKSGDWSNADKGLDLIAKFQENFGKEVMPSQKHIDMEIKYNELGLFGKLVPVYILLGVILLILAFVNTLKPSFSIKWPMRIALSILSVAFIVHIIGLAIRWYIAGHAPWSNAYESIVVIALTTVFAGLVLARQSPFALAGTAILAGITMGVAHMNFINPEITNLVPVLKSYWLMIHVATIISGDGFLGLGSILAFLVLILFIIRGKGNTDIDRSIKELTSLSEMSLIIGLILMTVGNFLGGVWANESWGRYWGWDPKETWAAVTILIYASVLHMRFVPALKSVFIYNVAALWSYSTVIMTYFGVNYYLSGLHSYAAGDPVPIPMWVYYAVAGLFVLTVLAARNRKIEC, encoded by the coding sequence ATGTTGAAGCATTTATTATCTATGAAAATGGCCGTTTTGGTACTTTTTATTTTTGGGGTTACAGCAGGAGTAGCCACTTTTATTGAGAACGATTATGGTACACAAACTGCGAAGGCACTGATCTACAAGGCAAAATGGTTTGAAGTTTTTCTGATCTATTTTGTGATGATACTGGTATACAATATCCTCAAGTTCAAATCCTATAAAAACAAATTTCCTGTCTTTCTCTTCCATTTTTCTTTTTTGATTATCGCACTTGGTGCATTGATCACACGTTATATTGGATATGAAGGGACTATGCATATACGTGAAGGACACCAAAGCAATGTGATGGTCTCAGATATGAAGCTCTTGCAGGTGGCGGCTAGAGAAGGAGATAAAGGTACTACACTGGAAAAAGAGCTTTACCTTTCCAGTATGACAAAGAATGACCTTCATGAATCACTTAAAGCGGGAGACAAAAAAGTAGATATCGAACTTTTACGTTATCTACCTACTTACAATGAAAAGATCGTTGAGGATCCAAACGGTAAAAAAATATTGGAACTCAAGATCTCAGCAGGAAGTAAAGGGGAGATTTACTATCTTGCAAAAGGCGAGCTCAAAGAGTTCGATGAGTTTGACATCGCTTATGAGACTGCAGCGACAGAAGGCAAACCGACACTCGTGATCAGAGAAGGTGAGAATGGTCTGACTGTAGAGTTCCCTTATATCATCAATACATTAAGTATGAATGACAGAAGTACAGGTGAATTGGCACCAGGTATCAATGACTTCAAACAACGTATGTTGTACAGATTTGGAAACAATGCCGTCGTACTCAAAGACATCCACCCAAAAGCAAGGCTTGTTGTTGATTCAACCGACCTTAAAAACAAGCCCGGTAAGCCAGAGTTTTTAGAGTTTAAGGTCAGCGTAGGAGATCAAAGTAAGATCATTACAGCGACACCTCATAAGGATGAGACGGGTAAAATACATCAGATTGAATTGAACGGTGTGAAAATCGACCTGAGAGTTGGAGCAAAAATCATCAATGTACCGTTTACTATCAAACTGGATGACTTTAAGCTTGAGCGTTATCCGGGCTCTATGACACCGTCTTCTTACTCAAGTGATGTAACATTGATCGATAAAGAAAAAGGAATAAACCAACCTTACCAGATCTATATGAACCATGTACTTGATCATAGAGGTTACCGCTTATTCCAATCTTCCTATGATCCGGATGAGAAAGGTACGATACTTTCTATCAACCATGATCCAGGTACTTTACCTACTTATATCGGCTACATTTTGTTAACGATAGGTATGTTCTGGAGTCTCTTTATCAAAAACGGAAGATTTATGCAGCTACTTAAAAAGACCAAAAAACTACAGCAGAGTGCCGCAGTACTTTTAGTAGCTGGAATGATGGCTTCTTCTCCGACACTAAAAGCAGCGACTCCGGTGATTGATGAGGCAACTCATGCTAAAGTAGCAGCGATAGATAAAGCACATGCGAAGGCATTTGGCCGGTTGATTGTACAGGATATGCAAGGACGTATGAAACCAATGGACACAATGGCCCATGAAGTTGTTGCAAAGGTTTCAGGTAAATCTTCGATTTTCGGTCTGGACCCTACACAGGTGCTGCTTGGTATGGCGATAGATCCTGGACTGTATCAGGAACTTCCGATCATTAAAATAGGTCATCCAAAGATAGCAGTCAAACTGGGACTTCCTGAAGATGCTAAGTTTGCGAAGTTCTCTGATTTCTTTGATCAAACGAATGATAAATACAAACTGTATGAAGATATCAATCTGGCATCACAAAAAAAACCGTTAGAGAAGAGTCAGTACGATAAAAAACTGATAGAGATTGATGAACGTGTAAATGTCTCTTATATGGTTTTTACAGGTTCTTTGCTGCAGATATTCCCTAAGCCAAAGGATGAGAATAACAAATGGTTTGCTCCATTGGAGGCATTGAAACAGTTTGCTCCTAAAGATGCACAGATGGTTCAATTGTTGGTCGGAAACTATTTTCAGCAGGTAGATGCTGGGATGAAGTCAGGTGACTGGAGTAATGCAGATAAAGGCTTAGATCTTATTGCCAAGTTCCAGGAGAATTTCGGTAAAGAGGTCATGCCAAGCCAAAAACACATTGATATGGAGATCAAATATAATGAATTGGGACTTTTTGGCAAACTGGTTCCTGTTTATATTCTTCTTGGTGTGATCTTGTTGATCCTTGCGTTCGTCAATACACTTAAACCAAGTTTCTCTATTAAATGGCCAATGCGTATCGCGCTAAGTATATTGAGTGTTGCCTTTATTGTGCATATCATAGGCCTTGCTATACGTTGGTATATCGCAGGACATGCACCATGGTCTAATGCTTATGAATCTATCGTGGTTATTGCACTTACAACGGTATTTGCAGGTCTTGTCCTTGCTAGACAATCTCCATTTGCCTTAGCAGGTACTGCAATACTTGCAGGTATTACAATGGGTGTGGCGCATATGAACTTTATCAACCCTGAGATCACAAACCTTGTACCTGTACTGAAATCCTACTGGTTGATGATCCACGTTGCTACGATCATTTCCGGTGATGGATTCCTTGGCCTTGGGTCGATCCTGGCATTTTTGGTACTGATCCTGTTTATCATTAGAGGTAAAGGAAATACTGATATTGATCGTTCCATTAAAGAGTTGACCAGTCTTTCTGAGATGTCACTGATAATCGGTCTGATCTTGATGACGGTAGGTAACTTCCTTGGTGGTGTATGGGCGAATGAGAGCTGGGGACGTTACTGGGGATGGGACCCAAAAGAGACATGGGCAGCAGTTACCATTCTTATCTATGCGTCTGTTCTGCACATGCGTTTCGTACCGGCACTCAAATCGGTATTTATCTATAATGTTGCAGCATTGTGGTCTTACTCAACAGTAATTATGACCTACTTTGGGGTGAACTACTACCTTTCAGGACTTCACTCATATGCTGCAGGTGACCCGGTACCGATCCCTATGTGGGTTTACTATGCTGTTGCCGGCTTGTTTGTACTTACGGTACTTGCTGCACGTAATAGAAAAATAGAATGTTAA
- a CDS encoding pirin family protein has product MPSKAMEYKGMLVQRPKKKMGKADHGWLQSNFHFSFAEYYNPHNIHFGVLRVLNDDTIQPQSGFPTHPHRDMEIITYIISGELTHKDSMGNEERLGEGEVQYMSAGTGITHSEYNLHPDKTLKLLQIWIFPPEKNIEPLYGSYRFAKKDAHNTLLNIVSSQTGDAPIKIFQDVKIFISRLDKDRDFELILNQNRQIYFVLIEGSAEINGLIVQEGDGLEIVDEPQLIIKALSNAHFLFIEMPSSHEH; this is encoded by the coding sequence ATGCCATCAAAAGCAATGGAGTATAAAGGCATGCTGGTACAAAGACCGAAAAAAAAGATGGGTAAAGCTGACCATGGTTGGCTGCAAAGCAATTTTCACTTCTCTTTTGCAGAGTATTATAATCCTCATAATATACATTTCGGTGTATTAAGGGTACTCAATGATGATACGATTCAACCACAATCAGGTTTTCCTACCCACCCTCATAGAGATATGGAGATCATTACTTATATCATATCCGGTGAACTCACACACAAGGACTCCATGGGTAATGAAGAGAGACTTGGAGAGGGAGAAGTACAATATATGAGTGCCGGTACAGGTATCACTCACAGTGAGTATAATCTCCATCCGGATAAAACACTAAAACTGCTTCAAATATGGATCTTTCCTCCTGAAAAAAATATTGAACCGCTTTACGGCTCCTATCGATTTGCAAAGAAAGATGCACATAACACACTGCTCAATATTGTCTCTTCTCAAACAGGTGATGCTCCAATAAAAATTTTTCAAGATGTCAAAATTTTCATATCCCGTTTGGATAAGGATAGAGATTTTGAATTGATCTTAAATCAAAATAGACAGATTTACTTTGTACTCATAGAAGGAAGCGCCGAAATCAACGGTCTGATAGTACAAGAAGGTGATGGTCTAGAAATCGTTGATGAACCTCAGCTGATAATAAAGGCATTGAGTAATGCACACTTTCTCTTTATAGAGATGCCTTCAAGCCATGAGCATTAA
- a CDS encoding FMN-binding glutamate synthase family protein codes for MMNNQGNFFSKFTVLAADWSIFFKLLLLAIVLVMFSVFIYDRFIQRKNQLLINYPLVGRLRYFFYLLRNPMRQYFGDETYYDSFEKLEWVSKVSHHQSPYLSFSTTFPQSDQHTLFKHANFVKEVSEVQREFTVTFGEQHKYPFKTHSIIGRSAMSDGSISPEGTRAFTRGAYREHFPINTGEGGLTSNFLTLMHYNDINSQFLEKKEGTIFAKSVYKIMYFLTNSEIAHRIYRKMVVRQKDRGSFIFDRLNLVFFRIHWEKPIKYFPNDIPPGVPDIVFQMGSGLYGVRDEVGDFDPDRYAKVMRFCRMTEIKIAQGAKQTGGRLLAAKVSEDIAYYRGVKAHQDLFSPNRFPYAQNMEMLFDFVEELQDISLKPVGIKIVISSRESFEAYARALRQRLDEGKKIVDFISLDGGDGGSATAPLEMMIRIGMSIQASLLVVNAVLKEYGLRDHIKIIASEKVLTPDDVVERLCYGADFINIARGFMISAGCIRARECSGANGRHCPVGLATMNEAKRSKYLVIEKSHHIANYHRALLHGISSLLAVMGKTHVNELGLEDLNLRKKEGY; via the coding sequence ATGATGAATAATCAGGGAAACTTCTTTTCCAAATTTACCGTACTGGCTGCTGACTGGAGTATCTTTTTTAAACTGTTGCTTCTGGCAATCGTCCTAGTAATGTTCTCAGTATTCATCTATGACCGTTTTATACAGCGTAAAAATCAGTTGTTGATCAACTATCCTTTGGTTGGTCGTCTTCGTTATTTTTTTTATCTACTGCGTAACCCGATGCGTCAATATTTTGGCGATGAGACCTATTATGACTCTTTTGAGAAACTTGAGTGGGTAAGTAAAGTATCGCATCATCAAAGTCCTTATCTTTCATTCTCTACTACATTCCCTCAGTCAGACCAGCATACACTTTTTAAGCATGCAAATTTTGTGAAAGAGGTAAGTGAAGTACAACGTGAGTTTACGGTGACATTCGGTGAACAGCATAAGTATCCTTTTAAGACACACAGTATCATTGGTCGATCAGCGATGAGTGACGGTTCCATCTCACCTGAAGGTACCCGTGCATTTACCAGAGGCGCATACAGGGAGCATTTTCCTATTAATACCGGTGAGGGAGGGTTAACCTCTAACTTCTTGACACTTATGCACTATAATGATATCAACAGCCAGTTCCTGGAAAAAAAAGAGGGAACGATTTTTGCCAAATCTGTGTACAAAATCATGTATTTTCTCACTAACTCCGAGATCGCACATCGAATCTATCGTAAAATGGTAGTGCGACAAAAAGATAGAGGCTCATTTATCTTTGATAGGTTAAATCTAGTTTTTTTCCGTATTCATTGGGAAAAGCCCATCAAGTACTTTCCTAATGATATACCTCCAGGGGTACCTGATATTGTCTTTCAAATGGGTTCAGGACTTTATGGGGTACGTGATGAAGTAGGAGACTTTGATCCTGACCGTTATGCAAAAGTTATGAGATTTTGTCGTATGACAGAGATCAAAATTGCTCAGGGTGCCAAGCAGACGGGAGGTAGACTACTGGCTGCTAAAGTGAGTGAAGATATCGCCTATTATCGTGGTGTTAAAGCACACCAGGATCTTTTCAGTCCCAATCGTTTTCCCTATGCACAGAATATGGAGATGCTCTTTGACTTTGTCGAAGAGTTACAGGATATTTCCTTAAAGCCTGTCGGGATAAAGATCGTGATCTCTTCACGTGAGTCATTTGAAGCGTACGCTAGAGCACTTAGACAAAGATTAGATGAGGGTAAAAAGATCGTAGACTTTATCTCGTTGGATGGAGGTGATGGAGGTTCTGCCACTGCACCGCTTGAAATGATGATTAGAATAGGTATGTCTATACAAGCATCACTGCTTGTGGTGAATGCAGTTCTAAAAGAGTATGGTTTGAGAGATCATATTAAGATCATTGCCAGTGAGAAGGTGCTGACTCCTGATGATGTAGTGGAACGGCTTTGTTATGGGGCTGATTTTATAAATATCGCTAGAGGGTTTATGATCTCGGCAGGATGTATCCGCGCACGCGAGTGTTCGGGTGCCAATGGACGTCATTGTCCAGTAGGACTGGCTACGATGAATGAAGCTAAACGAAGTAAATATTTGGTCATTGAAAAATCTCACCACATTGCCAACTATCATCGGGCACTACTACATGGGATAAGTTCACTACTTGCAGTAATGGGTAAAACCCATGTAAACGAGTTGGGGTTAGAAGATTTGAACCTGAGAAAAAAAGAGGGATATTAA